One Amycolatopsis sp. NBC_00355 genomic window carries:
- the cobN gene encoding cobaltochelatase subunit CobN gives MILLLSTSDTDLLSARSCDGEFRLANPSRLDVAELPGLLDGVRIVVVRILGTPRSWQEGLDTLLASGAHVVVLGGEQTPDAELMKLSTVPAGIAAEAHAYLAQGGPANLTQLHRFLSDTLLLTGDGFEPPAVQPTWGILERPATRADGPLVGILYYRAHHLSGNTAFVHTLADRIEAAGGRALPVYTASLRTREPEMMAELAKVDALLVTVLAAGGTKPSEVGAGGDDEAWDVAEMAALDVPILQALCLTSDRETWAASDDGLSPLDAGNQMAVPEFDGRLITVPFSFKELDEDGLPRYVPDAERASRVAKIALAHARLRHTPASERRVALMLSAYPTKHSRVGNAVGLDTPASVIELLRRMRDLGYDLGADAFPGVDPTGTDQPDGDALIHALIAAGGQDPEWLTEEQLAGNPIRVPAARYQEWFDALPAELREGVEGHWGQAPGELYVDNGDIVLASLQSGNVIIMIQPPRGFGENPVAIYHNPDLPPSHHYLAAYRWLEEEFGAHAVVHLGKHGSLEWLPGKTAGLSASCAPDAVLGNLPLIYPFLINDPGEGAQAKRRAHATIVDHLIPPMARAESYGDMARLEQLLDEHANIAAMDPAKLPAVRAQIWTLIQAAKLDHDLGVEQRPHDAEFDDFLLHIDGWLCEVKDAQIRDGLHILGAAPTGEARVNLVLAMLRAQQIWGGKQGAIPGLRSALGLKENSDAPTSEVDRIEKTARSLVEAMEWRSWDVTAVRGIIDDKLGGPDEQVQLILEFAANEIVPRLAATTGELDAILHALDGGYIPAGPSGSPLRGLVNVLPTGRNFYTVDPKAIPSRLAWETGQALADSLLRRYREDTGDWPRSVGLSVWGTSAMRTSGDDAAEVLALLGVQPVWDEASRRVTGIEAIPLSELGRPRIDVTIRISGFFRDAFPHVITMMDDAVRLVAGLDEPASENFVKAHVSADLATHGDTRRATTRIFGSKPGAYGAGLLPLMESGNWRDDKDLAEVYAVWGGFAYGRDLDGRPAREDMESSYKRIVVAAKNTDTREHDIADSDDYFQYHGGMIATVRALTGTAPVSYVGDSTTPDAVRTRTLGEETARVFRARVVNPRWLAAMRRHGYKGAFELAATVDYLFGFDATAGVVGDWMYEKLTESYVLDETNQEFLRQANPWALRGIVERLNEAADRGLWEEPDPELLAQMREVYLSLEGDLESQ, from the coding sequence GTGATCCTGCTTCTGTCCACATCGGACACCGACCTGCTCAGCGCGCGTTCGTGCGACGGCGAGTTCCGGCTGGCGAACCCTTCGCGGCTCGACGTCGCCGAGCTGCCGGGCCTGCTCGACGGCGTCCGCATCGTGGTCGTCCGCATCCTCGGCACCCCGCGGAGCTGGCAGGAGGGCCTCGACACGCTGCTCGCGTCGGGTGCGCACGTCGTCGTCCTGGGCGGGGAGCAGACGCCGGACGCCGAGCTGATGAAGCTCTCGACCGTCCCCGCCGGCATCGCCGCCGAAGCCCACGCCTACCTCGCGCAGGGCGGCCCGGCGAACCTCACGCAGCTGCACCGGTTCCTCTCCGACACGCTCCTGCTCACCGGGGACGGCTTCGAGCCGCCTGCCGTGCAGCCCACCTGGGGCATCCTCGAACGGCCCGCGACGCGTGCGGACGGCCCGCTCGTCGGGATCCTCTACTACCGGGCGCACCACCTGTCCGGGAACACCGCGTTCGTGCACACCCTGGCCGACCGGATCGAGGCCGCCGGCGGGCGCGCGCTGCCGGTGTACACCGCGTCGCTGCGTACTCGCGAGCCGGAGATGATGGCCGAGCTGGCCAAGGTCGACGCACTGCTGGTCACGGTGCTCGCGGCGGGCGGCACGAAGCCGTCCGAGGTGGGCGCCGGCGGTGACGACGAGGCCTGGGACGTCGCCGAGATGGCCGCGCTCGACGTCCCGATCCTCCAGGCGCTGTGCCTGACCAGCGACCGCGAGACCTGGGCCGCGAGCGACGACGGCCTCTCCCCGTTGGACGCCGGCAACCAGATGGCCGTCCCGGAGTTCGACGGACGGCTGATCACGGTGCCGTTCTCGTTCAAGGAACTCGACGAAGACGGGCTGCCGCGGTACGTCCCGGACGCCGAGCGCGCGTCCCGCGTCGCGAAGATCGCCCTGGCGCACGCGCGTCTCCGGCACACGCCTGCTTCTGAGCGGCGCGTCGCGCTGATGCTGTCCGCGTACCCGACGAAGCACTCCCGCGTCGGCAACGCGGTCGGGCTGGACACCCCCGCGTCCGTCATCGAGCTGCTGCGGCGGATGCGCGACCTGGGCTACGACCTGGGCGCGGACGCGTTCCCGGGCGTCGACCCGACCGGCACCGACCAGCCCGACGGCGACGCCCTGATCCACGCGCTGATCGCGGCGGGCGGCCAGGACCCGGAGTGGCTGACCGAGGAGCAGCTGGCCGGCAACCCGATCCGGGTGCCCGCCGCGCGCTACCAGGAGTGGTTCGACGCGCTGCCCGCGGAGCTGCGCGAAGGCGTCGAGGGGCATTGGGGCCAGGCGCCGGGCGAGCTGTACGTCGACAACGGCGACATCGTGCTGGCGTCGCTGCAGAGCGGCAACGTCATCATCATGATCCAGCCGCCGCGCGGGTTCGGCGAGAACCCGGTGGCGATCTACCACAACCCGGACCTGCCGCCGAGCCACCACTACCTGGCCGCCTACCGCTGGCTGGAAGAGGAGTTCGGCGCGCACGCCGTCGTCCACCTGGGCAAACACGGGTCGCTGGAGTGGCTGCCGGGCAAGACGGCCGGGCTCTCGGCGTCCTGCGCGCCGGACGCCGTGCTCGGGAACCTGCCGCTGATCTACCCGTTCCTGATCAACGACCCGGGCGAGGGCGCGCAGGCGAAGCGCCGGGCGCACGCGACGATCGTCGACCACCTGATCCCGCCGATGGCGCGCGCCGAGTCGTACGGCGACATGGCGCGGCTGGAGCAGCTGCTCGACGAGCACGCGAACATCGCGGCGATGGACCCGGCGAAGCTGCCCGCGGTGCGCGCGCAGATCTGGACGCTCATCCAGGCCGCGAAGCTGGACCACGACCTCGGCGTCGAGCAGCGCCCGCACGACGCGGAGTTCGACGACTTCCTGCTGCACATCGACGGCTGGCTGTGCGAGGTCAAGGACGCCCAGATCCGCGACGGCCTGCACATCCTCGGCGCGGCGCCCACCGGTGAAGCGCGCGTCAACCTGGTGCTGGCGATGTTGCGCGCCCAGCAGATCTGGGGCGGCAAGCAAGGCGCGATCCCCGGCCTGCGATCGGCGTTGGGGCTCAAGGAGAACTCCGACGCGCCGACGTCCGAAGTGGACAGGATCGAGAAGACGGCGCGGTCGCTGGTCGAGGCGATGGAGTGGCGCTCCTGGGACGTCACGGCGGTGCGCGGCATCATCGACGACAAACTGGGCGGCCCGGACGAGCAGGTCCAGCTGATCCTGGAGTTCGCGGCGAACGAGATCGTCCCGCGGCTGGCCGCGACCACGGGTGAGCTGGACGCGATCCTGCACGCGCTGGACGGCGGCTACATCCCGGCCGGCCCGAGCGGATCGCCGTTGCGCGGGCTGGTGAACGTGCTGCCGACCGGCCGGAACTTCTACACGGTCGACCCGAAGGCCATCCCGAGCCGGCTGGCCTGGGAGACCGGGCAGGCGCTGGCGGACTCGCTGCTGCGCCGCTACCGCGAGGACACCGGCGACTGGCCGCGTTCGGTCGGGCTGTCGGTGTGGGGTACGTCGGCGATGCGGACATCGGGCGACGACGCCGCGGAGGTCCTGGCCCTGCTGGGCGTCCAGCCGGTGTGGGACGAGGCGTCACGGCGCGTCACCGGCATCGAGGCGATTCCGCTGTCCGAGCTGGGCCGCCCCCGCATCGACGTCACGATCCGCATCAGCGGCTTCTTCCGCGACGCGTTCCCGCACGTCATCACGATGATGGACGACGCCGTGCGATTGGTCGCCGGGCTGGACGAGCCCGCGTCCGAGAACTTCGTCAAGGCGCACGTTTCCGCGGATCTGGCCACGCACGGCGACACGCGACGCGCGACGACCCGGATCTTCGGCTCCAAGCCAGGGGCGTACGGCGCCGGGCTGCTGCCGCTGATGGAGTCCGGGAACTGGCGCGACGACAAGGACCTCGCCGAGGTGTACGCGGTCTGGGGCGGCTTCGCCTACGGCCGCGACCTGGACGGCCGCCCGGCGCGCGAGGACATGGAGAGTTCGTACAAGCGGATCGTGGTGGCGGCGAAGAACACCGACACGCGCGAGCACGACATCGCCGACTCGGACGACTATTTCCAGTACCACGGCGGCATGATCGCCACGGTCCGCGCACTGACGGGCACGGCCCCGGTGTCGTACGTGGGCGACAGCACGACACCGGACGCGGTCCGCACCCGCACGCTGGGCGAGGAGACGGCCCGGGTATTCCGCGCCCGGGTGGTCAACCCGCGCTGGCTCGCGGCGATGCGCCGCCACGGTTACAAGGGCGCGTTCGAGCTGGCGGCAACAGTGGACTACCTGTTCGGCTTCGACGCGACGGCGGGCGTCGTCGGCGACTGGATGTACGAGAAGCTGACCGAGTCGTACGTGCTGGACGAGACGAACCAGGAGTTCCTGCGCCAGGCGAACCCGTGGGCGTTGCGCGGAATCGTGGAGCGCCTGAACGAGGCGGCGGACCGCGGCCTGTGGGAGGAACCGGACCCCGAGCTCTTGGCGCAGATGCGGGAGGTCTACCTCTCCTTGGAGGGCGACCTCGAGTCCCAGTAA
- a CDS encoding chitinase encodes MRRSRLAAVGLAAATFIGTAVSLVIGAPSATAALGNNWYAAAPYLMPVSNNPPDPVTVMNATGLKAFQLAFILAPNGGGCSPTWDGTAAVSSDTNVAGVISRIRGAGGDVSVSVGGYGGTKLGQTCGTAAATAAAYQQVISKYSLKAIDFDLEEPEYENTAAIANELGAAKTLQANNPGLFVSVTMPGTAAGTGWFGTQLLDQAKSIGFAPNNFSIMPFDGGFNGGSSQVSALEALHGLLMSHMGWDSATAYSHEGFSGMNGKSDAAEMFYTADFQTVYDYATSHGLGRFTFWSVNRDRACVGTTDNGVCSNVPQNDWDFTKFSVRFAGATPPQTTPTTNPTTPTTPGGGSCTAAEWDRTKVYVKDDVVKHNSHKFTAKWWTQGEEPGTTGEWGVWADNGAC; translated from the coding sequence ATGCGCAGAAGCAGACTGGCCGCCGTCGGGCTCGCCGCCGCCACCTTCATCGGTACAGCAGTGAGTCTCGTGATCGGCGCGCCCTCCGCGACAGCGGCGCTGGGCAACAACTGGTACGCCGCGGCGCCGTATCTGATGCCCGTGAGCAACAATCCCCCGGACCCCGTCACGGTGATGAACGCGACCGGGCTCAAGGCGTTCCAGCTGGCGTTCATCCTGGCGCCCAACGGCGGCGGCTGCAGCCCGACCTGGGACGGCACGGCCGCGGTCTCCTCGGACACGAACGTCGCCGGCGTGATCTCCCGGATCCGCGGCGCGGGCGGTGACGTCTCGGTGTCCGTCGGCGGTTACGGCGGTACGAAGCTCGGCCAGACCTGCGGGACGGCGGCCGCGACGGCCGCCGCGTACCAGCAGGTCATCTCGAAGTACTCGCTCAAGGCGATCGACTTCGACCTCGAAGAGCCGGAGTACGAGAACACCGCGGCCATCGCGAACGAGCTCGGCGCGGCGAAGACGTTGCAAGCCAACAACCCCGGCCTGTTCGTGTCGGTGACCATGCCGGGCACCGCGGCCGGCACCGGCTGGTTCGGCACGCAGCTGCTCGACCAGGCGAAGTCGATCGGCTTCGCCCCCAACAACTTCTCGATCATGCCGTTCGACGGCGGCTTCAACGGCGGCTCGTCCCAGGTGTCGGCGCTCGAGGCCCTGCACGGCCTGCTGATGTCACACATGGGCTGGGACAGCGCGACGGCGTACTCGCACGAGGGCTTCTCCGGCATGAACGGCAAGTCGGACGCGGCGGAGATGTTCTACACCGCGGACTTCCAGACGGTGTACGACTACGCGACCAGCCACGGCCTGGGCCGCTTCACGTTCTGGTCGGTCAACCGCGACCGTGCCTGCGTCGGCACGACCGACAACGGCGTCTGCAGCAACGTGCCGCAGAACGACTGGGACTTCACGAAGTTCAGCGTCCGCTTCGCCGGCGCGACCCCGCCCCAGACGACGCCGACCACCAATCCGACGACGCCGACCACCCCGGGCGGCGGCTCGTGCACGGCGGCGGAGTGGGATCGCACCAAGGTCTACGTGAAGGACGACGTGGTCAAACACAACAGCCACAAGTTCACCGCGAAGTGGTGGACCCAGGGCGAAGAGCCCGGGACGACCGGTGAATGGGGCGTCTGGGCCGACAACGGCGCCTGCTGA
- a CDS encoding dihydrofolate reductase family protein: MIDRPHVLLSAAQSLDGFLDNTSPERLVLSTEDDFAVVDRLRAEADAVLVGAGTVRADNPRLLVRSPELRRQRLELGKSEQPVKVTLTTRGLDPDAQFFTVGDTEKIVYAPPGAADALKDVATVVDAGDPPDFGRVLDDLGARGIKNLLVEGGGGIHTRFLTEGLADELRLAIAPFFVGQPDAPRFVGPGLYPRPLRLVRARELTGMAILEYRAADEPTGRDVQRLREAIALAAECPPSHTFRVGAVITDAEGDVIATGHSGEGEPLNHAEEAALAKCEGDPRLAGATIYSSLEPCSNRSSHPRSCTRLILDAGIPRVVFAWREPPVFVDAQGTELLRRAGRHVVEVPALTPEVQRENTHLEF; encoded by the coding sequence GTGATCGACCGGCCGCACGTCCTGCTCTCCGCCGCGCAGTCGCTCGACGGTTTCCTCGACAACACCTCACCCGAACGGCTGGTGCTGTCCACTGAGGACGACTTCGCTGTCGTCGACCGGCTGCGGGCCGAGGCCGACGCCGTTCTCGTCGGGGCCGGGACCGTGCGGGCCGACAACCCGCGGCTGCTCGTCCGGTCGCCCGAACTGCGGCGGCAACGTCTTGAGCTCGGCAAGTCCGAGCAGCCGGTCAAAGTCACCCTGACCACCCGCGGCCTCGATCCGGACGCGCAGTTCTTCACCGTCGGGGACACCGAAAAGATCGTCTACGCGCCGCCCGGTGCCGCCGACGCGCTCAAGGACGTCGCCACCGTCGTCGACGCCGGGGATCCGCCCGACTTCGGCCGTGTCCTCGACGACCTCGGCGCGCGCGGCATCAAGAACCTGCTGGTCGAGGGCGGTGGCGGGATCCACACGCGGTTCCTCACCGAAGGGCTGGCCGACGAGCTGCGGCTGGCGATCGCGCCGTTCTTCGTCGGGCAGCCGGACGCCCCGCGGTTCGTCGGGCCCGGCCTCTACCCGCGGCCGTTGCGGCTGGTCAGAGCACGCGAACTGACCGGCATGGCGATCCTCGAATACCGTGCGGCCGACGAACCGACCGGCCGGGACGTCCAGCGGCTGCGGGAGGCCATCGCGCTCGCGGCCGAGTGCCCGCCGAGCCACACCTTCCGGGTCGGGGCCGTCATCACCGACGCCGAAGGCGACGTCATCGCGACCGGGCATTCCGGCGAGGGTGAACCGCTGAACCACGCCGAGGAAGCCGCCCTCGCCAAGTGTGAAGGTGACCCGCGGCTGGCCGGCGCCACCATATACAGCTCGCTCGAGCCCTGCAGCAACCGCAGCTCGCACCCGCGCAGCTGCACCCGGCTCATCCTCGACGCCGGGATCCCGCGCGTCGTGTTCGCGTGGCGGGAGCCGCCGGTCTTCGTCGACGCCCAGGGCACCGAGCTGCTGCGCCGAGCCGGGCGGCACGTCGTCGAGGTGCCCGCGCTGACCCCGGAGGTCCAGCGCGAGAACACCCACCTCGAGTTCTGA
- a CDS encoding aldehyde dehydrogenase family protein, with translation MDEVAKAVEECARAAKLAAPSLAAASAEAVDAALAGMAERLLTHRDEILEANQADVERSTAEGMSAGLLDRLTITPERLTGMAEQLRLLAGAPHQERSVEVSTLDGGLRLVERRRPVGVIGANYEARPNVTVDVASQLVKSRNAGVLRTGSAALGSAQRLREVVIAPALTEAGIDADCIQLVPRVEREAASALVRLPNLVPLVILRGSGDSTRALATEAAIHGVGTLAHADGGGVLYVDRGADVTKARDLVFASLDRLGVCNRLNLLLIHENIHDDVWPGIADALAERGVTPSLAPHEHAIGYEWALDSDREATVTVAKVGALADAVEIANEQTSGLAAGIATEDEAAADAFFDGYTGTGVFWNAPTRLLDGFKLLAVPETGINLDKVPGPRGPVTYTDLYVRQYAVLPG, from the coding sequence ATGGACGAGGTCGCCAAGGCCGTGGAGGAGTGCGCACGGGCTGCGAAGCTGGCCGCGCCGTCGCTTGCCGCCGCCAGTGCGGAGGCCGTGGACGCCGCCCTGGCCGGGATGGCCGAACGCCTGCTGACGCATCGCGACGAGATCCTCGAGGCGAACCAGGCCGACGTCGAGCGTTCGACCGCCGAGGGGATGAGCGCCGGTCTGCTCGACCGGCTCACCATCACCCCGGAGCGGCTGACGGGCATGGCCGAGCAGTTGCGGCTGCTCGCCGGCGCCCCGCACCAGGAGCGCTCGGTCGAGGTGTCCACGCTGGACGGCGGGCTGCGGCTGGTCGAACGGCGCCGTCCGGTCGGCGTGATCGGCGCGAACTACGAGGCGCGCCCGAACGTCACCGTCGACGTGGCGTCGCAGCTGGTCAAGTCGCGCAACGCCGGCGTGCTGCGCACCGGCTCGGCCGCGCTCGGCTCGGCGCAGCGGCTGCGTGAGGTGGTCATCGCGCCGGCGCTGACGGAAGCCGGCATCGACGCGGACTGCATTCAGCTGGTGCCGCGTGTGGAGCGCGAAGCCGCGTCCGCGCTGGTACGCCTGCCGAACCTGGTGCCCCTCGTCATCCTGCGCGGCAGCGGCGACAGCACGCGCGCCCTGGCCACCGAGGCCGCGATCCACGGCGTCGGCACGCTCGCCCACGCCGACGGCGGCGGCGTCCTGTACGTCGACCGCGGCGCGGACGTCACCAAGGCACGCGACCTGGTCTTCGCCAGCCTCGACCGGCTCGGGGTCTGCAACCGGCTCAACCTGCTGCTGATCCACGAAAACATCCACGACGACGTCTGGCCGGGCATCGCCGACGCGCTGGCCGAGCGGGGCGTCACGCCTTCGCTGGCCCCGCACGAGCACGCGATCGGCTACGAGTGGGCCCTGGACTCCGACCGCGAGGCGACGGTCACGGTCGCCAAGGTCGGCGCCCTCGCTGACGCCGTCGAGATCGCGAACGAGCAGACCTCGGGCCTGGCCGCGGGCATCGCGACCGAGGACGAGGCCGCCGCCGACGCGTTCTTCGACGGCTACACCGGCACGGGCGTCTTCTGGAACGCCCCGACCCGCCTCCTCGACGGCTTCAAGCTGCTCGCGGTCCCGGAAACGGGCATCAACCTGGACAAGGTCCCCGGCCCCCGCGGCCCGGTGACGTACACGGACCTCTACGTCCGCCAGTACGCCGTCCTGCCCGGCTGA
- a CDS encoding M50 family metallopeptidase, with product MSSPVQLALGSTAGDVPAALQAAADPAGTLLEQAQTPAVITLVAGAVALLVVLVGGTPWRRARNVVTIVHEAGHGLAAVLVGRRLQGIKLHSDTSGVTVSRGKPEGPGMAFTAMAGYLAPSVLGLLFASLLGNDLVGTVLVLIALLLLGVLVMVRNAYGVFTVVASAVVLALVAFVAPVEVQAPFGYLLTWFLLFGGVRPVIELQTKRRRGQARDSDADQLGRLTAVPPVLWVLVFGVATVSCLIAGGLWLLEPVAA from the coding sequence GTGAGCTCGCCCGTTCAACTCGCGCTCGGCAGCACGGCCGGTGACGTCCCGGCGGCCCTCCAAGCCGCCGCCGACCCGGCCGGGACGCTGCTGGAGCAGGCCCAGACGCCCGCCGTCATCACCCTGGTCGCCGGGGCCGTGGCGCTGCTGGTGGTGCTCGTCGGCGGCACGCCGTGGCGGCGGGCGCGCAACGTCGTCACGATCGTGCACGAGGCCGGGCACGGGCTGGCCGCCGTGCTGGTCGGACGGCGCCTGCAGGGCATCAAGCTGCACTCGGACACCTCGGGCGTCACCGTCTCGCGTGGCAAGCCCGAGGGGCCGGGGATGGCGTTCACCGCGATGGCCGGCTACCTGGCGCCGTCGGTGCTGGGGCTGCTGTTCGCGAGCCTGCTGGGCAACGACCTGGTCGGCACGGTCCTCGTGCTGATCGCGCTGCTGCTGCTCGGCGTGCTGGTGATGGTGCGCAACGCCTACGGCGTGTTCACGGTCGTGGCCAGCGCGGTCGTGCTGGCGCTCGTCGCCTTCGTGGCGCCGGTCGAGGTCCAGGCCCCGTTCGGCTACCTGCTGACGTGGTTCCTGCTCTTCGGTGGCGTCCGGCCGGTGATCGAGCTGCAGACCAAGCGCCGCCGGGGCCAGGCCCGCGACTCCGACGCCGACCAGCTCGGCCGGCTGACCGCGGTACCGCCGGTGCTCTGGGTCCTGGTGTTCGGCGTGGCGACGGTCAGCTGCCTCATCGCGGGCGGCCTGTGGCTGCTGGAGCCCGTGGCCGCCTGA
- a CDS encoding DNA-3-methyladenine glycosylase family protein, translating to MTASTIAPTSGEILIHGGFDLAAAARFLTGFAPAGRPEAGTEPGALRVAFPVDGAWTPMGAVLRQRSPGVVEAEVHGPAEHTEAALAQVMRMCSLDVDGTEFPAAGRRDPVVSLLQDLHPGLRPVLFASPYEAACWAVLSHRIWMTQAVRLRRRLTDRHGTEVDVGGVRLSSFPAPEELARLEYLPGAPAHKLERLRGIAQAAADGLLDAAALRSMPAAEALKQLQQLPGVGRFSAELILIRGAGHPDVFPRGESRLHEIMREAYHLPDADVGELTEIAEAWAPFRSWASFLFRVEGEARMRESR from the coding sequence ATGACAGCTTCGACCATTGCCCCGACCAGCGGGGAAATCCTGATCCACGGCGGGTTCGACCTGGCCGCGGCGGCCCGGTTCCTGACGGGGTTCGCACCCGCCGGGCGGCCGGAAGCGGGCACGGAGCCCGGAGCGCTCCGGGTGGCGTTCCCGGTCGACGGCGCGTGGACGCCGATGGGAGCGGTCCTGAGACAGAGATCGCCGGGCGTGGTGGAAGCGGAGGTCCACGGCCCGGCGGAGCACACCGAAGCGGCGTTGGCCCAGGTGATGAGGATGTGCTCCCTGGACGTCGACGGCACGGAGTTCCCGGCCGCCGGCCGCCGCGATCCGGTCGTCTCGTTGCTGCAGGACCTGCACCCCGGGCTGCGGCCGGTCCTGTTCGCGTCGCCGTACGAGGCGGCGTGCTGGGCGGTGCTGAGCCACCGGATCTGGATGACCCAGGCGGTACGGTTGCGCCGCCGTCTCACCGACCGTCACGGCACGGAGGTCGACGTCGGCGGCGTGCGGCTTTCCTCGTTCCCGGCGCCGGAAGAGCTGGCGAGGCTGGAGTACCTGCCGGGCGCGCCCGCGCACAAGCTCGAGCGTCTGCGGGGCATCGCCCAGGCGGCGGCGGACGGCCTGCTCGACGCGGCGGCGCTGCGGTCGATGCCGGCGGCGGAGGCCCTCAAACAGCTGCAGCAGCTGCCGGGCGTCGGCCGGTTCAGCGCGGAGCTGATCCTGATCCGCGGCGCCGGACATCCGGACGTCTTCCCGCGAGGAGAGAGCCGCCTGCACGAGATCATGCGCGAGGCCTACCACCTCCCGGACGCCGACGTCGGCGAGCTGACGGAGATCGCGGAGGCCTGGGCGCCGTTCCGGAGCTGGGCGTCGTTCCTGTTCCGGGTGGAGGGCGAGGCCCGGATGCGGGAGTCGCGATGA
- a CDS encoding class I SAM-dependent methyltransferase, translating into MPTTALDRLEKLLEIPADTRTGFLDLLGTADQAGPPTGITQRLMRTTLLPRVYERYWRPALGRVLKGPAGPSMAGEVRLATELLDLAPGATALDVACGTGRFTRAFGEAVGPGGLAIGLDGARTMLTKAVAEGGPANVAYLRADAVRVPLRASTVDAVCCFAALHMFAEPETALDSFARVLKPGGRIVLLTSARRGRQPARLLESVGGIVSGQKMFDRGEIAASLRARGFTEITERYAGVTQIVAGRLG; encoded by the coding sequence GTGCCGACCACCGCCCTCGACCGGCTCGAGAAGCTGCTGGAGATCCCGGCGGACACCCGCACGGGCTTCCTCGACCTGCTGGGTACCGCGGACCAGGCGGGGCCGCCCACCGGCATCACCCAGCGCCTGATGCGCACCACCCTGCTCCCCCGGGTCTACGAGCGGTACTGGCGCCCCGCGCTCGGCCGTGTGCTCAAAGGCCCGGCCGGGCCCAGCATGGCCGGCGAAGTCCGGCTCGCCACGGAACTCCTCGACCTCGCGCCGGGCGCAACCGCTCTGGACGTCGCCTGCGGCACCGGCCGGTTCACCCGCGCGTTCGGCGAAGCCGTCGGCCCGGGCGGACTCGCGATCGGCCTGGACGGCGCACGCACCATGCTCACCAAAGCGGTGGCCGAAGGTGGCCCGGCCAACGTCGCCTACCTGCGCGCGGACGCGGTACGCGTCCCGCTGCGAGCGTCCACTGTGGACGCTGTCTGCTGCTTCGCCGCGCTCCACATGTTCGCCGAACCGGAGACCGCGCTGGACTCCTTCGCGCGCGTACTCAAGCCTGGCGGCCGGATCGTGCTGCTCACCAGTGCGCGCCGCGGGCGGCAACCCGCGCGGTTGCTGGAGTCCGTCGGCGGGATCGTCAGCGGGCAGAAGATGTTCGACCGCGGCGAAATCGCGGCGAGCCTGCGCGCCCGCGGCTTCACGGAAATCACCGAGCGGTACGCCGGGGTCACGCAGATCGTGGCGGGCCGGCTGGGCTGA
- a CDS encoding M20 family metallopeptidase: MTHAEPVPPDDSYLRSLVEATAEAVAAAEPLPSPHTGADEATRAEVTAAVERSSPDLVALSQDLHAHPEEGFGEHRSVGALADLLARHGHEATVGVGGLDTALRVSTPERDGPHIAVLAEYDALPGLGHACGHNVICTTAAGGFLGAATVAERLGGRVSLIGTPAEEGGGGKEILARAGVFDDVDAVIMLHPFSHDVALHPFLGRRQLEMVFHGVGAHASAQPFMGRNALDAAVAAYQGVSALRQQLPQSDRVHGVFSDGGARPNVIPARAALLFYLRSQNPETLRDLATRMTSIAEGAAAMTGCGVELIWDAQAAYLPIRFNTALAGRWSVNQAGTGRKPLPPGIVPESLTGSTDLGNLSYRMPALHPMLGIAGPTVALHTKEFAAAAGSETGDAGVRDGALGLALTAADYLGDAGLRKAVHDEFEAAGGALDVPAFFD, encoded by the coding sequence ATGACCCACGCCGAACCCGTCCCGCCCGACGACAGCTACCTCCGTTCCCTGGTCGAAGCCACGGCCGAAGCGGTGGCGGCGGCCGAACCGCTGCCCTCGCCGCACACCGGCGCGGACGAGGCGACCCGGGCCGAGGTGACCGCCGCGGTCGAGCGCAGCTCACCCGATCTGGTGGCGTTGAGCCAAGATCTGCACGCTCATCCCGAGGAAGGGTTCGGGGAACACCGCTCGGTCGGCGCGCTGGCGGACCTCTTGGCGCGCCACGGCCACGAAGCGACCGTCGGCGTGGGCGGGCTCGACACCGCGCTGCGGGTGAGCACACCCGAGCGGGACGGTCCGCACATCGCCGTCCTCGCCGAATACGACGCGCTGCCCGGCCTCGGCCACGCGTGCGGCCACAACGTCATCTGCACCACGGCCGCGGGCGGTTTCCTCGGCGCCGCGACGGTCGCCGAACGGCTCGGCGGGCGCGTCAGCCTCATCGGCACGCCGGCCGAGGAAGGCGGTGGCGGCAAGGAGATCCTGGCTCGCGCGGGCGTCTTCGACGACGTCGACGCGGTGATCATGCTGCACCCGTTCAGCCACGATGTCGCGCTGCACCCGTTCCTGGGCCGCCGTCAGCTGGAGATGGTCTTCCACGGTGTCGGGGCGCACGCTTCGGCCCAGCCGTTCATGGGCCGCAACGCCCTCGACGCCGCGGTCGCCGCCTACCAGGGCGTCTCGGCGCTGCGGCAGCAACTCCCGCAGAGCGACCGCGTGCACGGCGTGTTCAGCGACGGCGGCGCCCGGCCGAACGTCATCCCGGCCCGCGCCGCGTTGCTGTTCTACCTGCGCTCCCAGAACCCTGAGACGCTGCGCGACCTGGCCACCCGCATGACGTCGATCGCCGAGGGCGCGGCGGCGATGACCGGCTGCGGCGTCGAGCTGATCTGGGACGCCCAGGCCGCGTACCTGCCGATCCGGTTCAACACCGCACTCGCCGGGCGTTGGTCGGTCAACCAGGCCGGCACCGGCCGCAAGCCGCTGCCGCCGGGCATCGTCCCGGAGTCGCTCACCGGATCGACCGACCTCGGCAACCTTTCCTACCGGATGCCGGCGCTGCACCCGATGCTCGGGATCGCCGGCCCCACGGTCGCGTTGCACACCAAGGAGTTCGCGGCCGCGGCCGGCTCGGAGACGGGTGACGCGGGCGTCCGCGACGGCGCGCTCGGGCTGGCCCTGACCGCCGCGGACTACCTCGGCGACGCCGGACTGCGGAAGGCCGTCCACGACGAGTTCGAAGCGGCGGGAGGTGCGCTGGACGTTCCGGCCTTCTTCGACTGA